AACAAGGCGACGGGCGCGGCCAGCGCATACAGCTCGGCCATGTTCTACAGCATCGTCTATCTGATCACAACGCTCGGCGCGTTCGGCGTGGTCATGCTGCTGTCCCGCCGCGATTTCGAAGCCGAAACGATCGACGACTTCAAGGGCCTGAACCAGCGCAACCCCGTGTTCGCGTTCGTCATGATGCTCATGATGTTCTCGCTCGCCGGTATTCCGCCGACGGTTGGCTTCTACGCGAAGCTCGCCGTGCTCGAAGCGACCATGAACGCCGGCCTCACGTGGCTTGCCGTGCTCGCCGTGATCACGTCGCTGTTCGGCGCGTTCTATTACCTGCGTATCGTCAAGCTGATGTACTTCGACGCACCGCAGGACGAAGCACCGATCGAAAGCCATGCATGCAACCGCGCGCTGCTCACGCTCAACGGCGTGGCGGTGCTCGTGCTGGGCATCATCCCGGGCCCGCTGATGTCGGTCTGCCTGCAAGCCGTCACGCATACGCTGCCGCTCTAATGTCGGCAGCAGGTTGGTTCATTGTGCTGTTGGCGCTCGCGGGCGCCAACCTGCCGTTCCTCAACCAGCGATTGTTCGGCGTCGTGCCGCTTCGCGCACCGAAGAAGAGTGCGTGGATTCGCATCGCTGAAATGATCGTGCTGTATTTTGTGGTCGGTACGTTCGGCTTCCTGCTGGAGGCGCGTGCCGGCAACCGTTTTGACCAGGGCTGGCAGTTCTACGCGATCACCTTCAGTCTTTTTGTCGTGTTCGCGTTCCCCGGCTTCACCTGGCAATATCTCGTCAAACGCCGCTCGGCGTGATGCGCGTAGCCGGCCCGCGGCCGGCACGCGCTGTGCGTCCCCGAAGTCCGGCTGGCAGTCTGGCCGACTTTACTTCTTGCGGCGCGCCCGCGGCTTCCCGATTTTCCTGAGCACCCACGAGGCTGACAATGGCTGAACATCATCAACACGACCCGGCGCTCGCCGAGACGTGCGTGGAAAGCACGACGCTCTACGCCGGCAATTTTCTTACCCTGAAGCGCGACACGGTCGCCTTGCCGGACGGCAAGCACGCCACGCGCGAGTACGTTCAGCACCCCGGCGCGGTGATGGTGATCCCGCTGTTCGATGACGGGCGCGTGCTGATGGAGCGCCAGTACCGCTATCCGCTCTCGCGCGTGATGACGGAATTCCCGGCCGGCAAACTCGATCCGCAGGAAGGCGCGCTCGCCTGCGCGATCCGCGAACTCAAGGAAGAGACGGGCTATACCGCGCGCGAGTACGTTTATCTCGCGCAGATCCATCCGGTCATCTCGTACTCGACCGAATTCATCGACATCTATCTTGCCCGTGGGCTGACCGCAGGTGCGGCGCAGCTCGACGACGGCGAGTTTCTCGAAACCTTCACGGCGACGGTTCCCGAACTGCTCGAATGGGTGCGCACGGGCAAGATCACCGACGTGAAGACGATCATCGGTACGTTCTGGCTCGAAAAGGCGCTGTCGGGCGCGTGGCCGCTCGCGAAGGCAGAGCAGGGCTGACACCCCCGGAGCATCGAACTCCGATCAACGGCGGCCCTCGTGGCCGCCGTTGTCGCATCTGCGCGCGCAAGCACCTTCAGCGCGTCCACCCGAGCAGCGCTACAATCGAACCCCCGGGAAAATCCCGGTGCCTGGCCGCAGGAATTTTTTCGAACGGTCGTTCACAAATTTACGATTTGCGCTAAACTCATCGCAAGCCTCGATTCCCCATGAAGGTCCTCGATTTACAGTGTCCAGACGGCCATCGGTTTGAAGGCTGGTTCGCATCGGTTGACGATTTCGAATCGCAACTGTCCCGCAAGCTGGTCGAATGTCCGATGTGCGGCGCCACCCACGTGACCCGCCTGCCGTCCGCGCCCCGGTTGAACCTGTCCGGCGCGAGCGAAACGCCGAAAGCGTCGTCGCACGAGCAGGCGGCGCAATGGCAAGCGCATGCGATGCGTGTAATCCGCGAGGTCCTCGACAAGACGGAGAACGTAGGCGACCGTTTCGCCGAGGAGGCGCGGCGCATTCACTACAACGAAGCGCCGTCGCGCAACATCCGTGGAGTTGCTTCCGCGGAAGATGCGCAAGCTCTCGTCGAAGAAGGCATCGATGTGATGCCGCTGCCGGTTCCGGCCGCGCTGAAGGGTCCGCTGCAATAACGTCATGCGGGTCTTCACCGCGGCGCGAGCAATGCTTCGCACCGGCCGCGGCCAGGAGACATAGCGCATGGATCTGGACTACACCCCCGCTGACGACGCATTTCGCGCCGAAATCCGCGCCTGGCTCGAGGCCAATCTGCCTCAGGCGATGCGCGACAAGGTTCTCAACCACAAGCGCCTCTCGCGCGACGACATCGCCAGCTGGCACCAGCTGCTAGGGAAGAAGGGCTGGTCCGCGCCTGCGTGGCCTGCGGAGTGGGGCGGCCCCGGCTGGACCGAAGCGCAACGCCACCTCTGGGACGCCGAATGCGGTCGCATCGGGGCGCCGCCGGTGCTGCCGTTCGGCGTCTCGATGGTCGCGCCCGTGCTCATGAAGTACGGCAACGAGGCGCAAAAGCGCCGCTATCTCCCGCGTATCCTTTCCGGTGAAGACTGGTGGTGCCAGGGCTACTCCGAGCCGGGCTCGGGATCCGATCTCGCTTCGCTGCGCACGCGTGCTGTCCGGGAAGGCGATCACTACGTCGTGAACGGCCAGAAGACCTGGACCACGCTCGGCCAGCACGCCGACATGATGTTCTGCCTCGTGCGCACCGATCCCGCTGCCAAGAAGCAGGAAGGCATTTCGTTCCTCCTCATCGACATGAAAACGCCGGGCATTACCGTGCGTCCGATCATTACGCTCGATGAAGACCATGAGGTGAACGAAGTCTTTTTCGAAGACGTGAAGGTGCCTGTTGAAAATCTTGTCGGCGAGGAGAACCGCGGCTGGACTTACGCGAAGTATCTGCTGGGGCACGAGCGCACGGGCATCGCGCGCGTGGGTGCGTCGAACCGCGAACTGGCATTCCTCAAGGGCGTCGCGCTCAAGCAGAAGAAGCACGGCAAACCGCTGCTGGAAGATCCCGTATTCGCGGCGCGCGTGGCAGCCGTCGAAATCGAACTGATGGCACTCGAAGTCACCGCCGAGCGCGTGATCGCGAGCGCGTCGAACGGGCGCGGCCCCGGTCCCGAAGCGTCGATGCTCAAGATCAAGGGCACGGAGATCCAGCAGGCGCTGACCGAACTGATGGTCGATGCGGTCGGCCCGCTTGCTGCTGCGTTCGATCCGGCCTTCCTCGAGGGCGAGCATGAACACGCGGCAGGCGGCGACGACGACGCAGCACCGCTCGCGGCGTACTACTTCAACTATCGCAAGACGTCGATCTACGGCGGGTCGAACGAAATTCAGAAGAACATCATCTCGCAGATGATTCTGGGGATTTGAGGAGCGGCGCAATGAACTTCAACTTCACCGAAGAGCAACAGCAACTCGCCGACGCGCTGCGTCGCTATCTCGACAAAAACTATGGTTTCGAAGCGCGCCAGGCGATCGTGAAGACGCCTGCGGGCGTATCGGATGCGCACTGGAACGCGTTCGTCGAACTTGGCCTGACCGCGCTGCCGGTGCCGGCGGAGCAGGGCGGCTTCGACGGCGCGCCGTTCGATATGCTCGTCGTCATGCAGGAGCTGGGCCGTGCGCTCGTGATCGAGCCGTACTGGGCAACCGCGGTGGGCGTCGAGGCGCTCAAGCTCGCGGGCGGCGCCGCCAATGCTGAAAACGCGGCGCTGCTCGAACGCGTCGCCTCGGGCGAGATCAAACTCGCCGCCGCTTTCCATGAGCCGCAGTCTCGCTACGACCTGTTCTCGCTGGAGACGCAAGCGAAGGAAACCGGCGACGGCTTCGCGCTCACCGGCACGAAATCGATCGTGCAGCACGGCGCGCAGGCCGACTACTGGATCGTGCCTGCACGGTTCGCGGGCGAGGTGGCGCTCTTCGTCGTCGCGCGCGATGCGAAGGGTGTCGAGGTGAGCGACTACCGTACGATCGACGGCCAGCGCGCCGCAACGCTGACCTTCAAGGAAGCACACGCGCGACGCCTTGGCGACGCAAGCACGGGCGCGGCGACCTGGGAAAAGATCGCCGACTACGCCACCTTCCTGCTGTGCGCGGAAGCCGTGGGCGCCATGGACGCGCTCAACCACGCCACGGTCGAATACACGAAAACGCGCCAGCAGTTCGGCGTGCCGATCGCGCGCTTCCAGGCGCTGCAGCACCGCATGGCCGAAATGCTGATCCACGCGGAGCAGGCGCGCTCGCTGACTTACCTCGCTGCCGCGCGTTACAGTAGCGAATCGGCCGACGAGCGGCGTCGCGCGATCTCGGCGGCGAAGGTGCGCGTTGGCCAGGCGGCGCGCTTCATCGGCCAGCAGGCCGTGCAACTGCACGGCGGCATGGGCGTCACCAACGAAGTCGCGGCCGCGCATTTGTTCAAGCGTCTCGCGATCATCGAAACGACGCTCGGCGATGTCGATCATCATCTTGAACGCTTCGCCTCGCTGCCCGGCTTCGCGCAGGCAGCGTAACGCGTGGCGGCAGCAAGCAACATCAGCGGAGAATACGGATGGGCCTGAGTTTCGAAGATCTCGAAGTGGGCAAGCGCTATGCGGTCGGTTCGCACACGTTTGGGCGCGACGAGGTGGTGCATTTCGCGGAGCAGTTCGATCCGCAGCCGTTCCACATGAGCGAGGCCGGTGGCGAGGCATCGATGTTCGGCGGCCTCGTCGCGAGCGGGTGGCATACGTGCTCGATCATGATGGGCATGCTCGTGCGCAACTTCCTCAAGGACTCGACTTCGATGGGCTCACCCGGCGTCGATGAGATTCGCTGGCTCAAGCCTACGCGCGTAGGCGACACCCTCACGATGACGAACACGATCGTGAGCAAGCGCGTTTCTGCGAGCAAGCCCGATCGCGGTATCGTCGAAACGCAGTGGGAAGGCCATAACCAGCACGGCGAACTGATCGTGGTCGTGCGTTCGAAGGCGCTCTTCGGCCTTCGTCATCCGGGGAGTGCATCGTGAGTGAAAGCGACATCACGCAGATTGCCGACGCGGCGGCGTTGCGCGCGCTGATTGGCGCGGGGCCGCTCGTGAGCGGCTGGCGCGAAGTGAGCGAAGCGGACGTGCACGGTTTTGCCGATGCCACGGGCGACCACCAGTGGATCCACATCGACGCCGAACGTGCGCGCCGCGAGTCACCGTTCGGCGGCCCGATTGCGCATGGCTTTCTCACGCTTTCGCTGATTCCTGTGCTGCTCGGCGCAACGCTGCACATGCGCCAGCGCATGGGCGTGAACTACGGGCTCAACCGCGTGCGCTTCACGCAGCCGGTGCCCGTGGGCGCGCAAGTGCGTGCGCGTATCGCGGTGAAAGAAGTGAGCGACGTGGAAGGCGGCGGCGTGCAGGTCGTGTGGGATGTGAGCATCGAGCGGGAAGGAAGCGAGCGGCCCGCTTGCGTGGCCGAATTCATCACACGGCATTACTTCTAACGTAGTTGCGTGCTCAACGAAAAGGGGCGCTCCGCTGCAAGGCGGGCGCCCCTTCAGTTTTGCCGGTGTTTCAGCGCAATCAGTGTTTGGCGTATTGCGTTGCGCCGAAAAGCATTTCCTTCGCTTTTTCGTCCATGAGCGGCTTGCGCGCATTCGCCAGCACTTCGACGCCACGCTTGACCGCAGGCCGCGAGGCGATCGCTTCGTGCCAACGCTTTACATTGGGCAACGAATCGAGATCGATGCCCTGGTTTTGCCAGGAGCGCGTCCACGGGAAAGCGGCAATATCCGCAATGGTGTACTCGTCGCCGGCCAGATATTCGGTCTTTTCCAACTGCGTTTCCATCACGTTGTAGAGGCGCTTGGCTTCGTTCGTGTAGCGATTGACCGCATAGTCGATCTTTTCGGGCGCGTAGATGCGGAAGTGGTGCGCCTGGCCGAGCATGGGGCCGAGGCCGCCCATCTGGAACATCACCCATTGCAGCACGTCGTAGCGCGCGGCGAGGTCTTCGGGCATGAAGCGGCCCGTTTTTGCCGCGAGATAAATGAGGATCGCACCCGACTCGAACAGCGAGAACGGCTGGCCGTCGGCACGGCGCGGGCCTTCGGAGTCGGTAATCGCGGGAATTTTGTTGTTCGGGCTGATGGCGAGGAATTCGGCCTTGAACTGGTCGCCCGCACCGATATCGACCGGATGGACCCGATATTCGAGGCCGGTTTCCTCGAGCATGATATGGACTTTGTGACCATTCGGCGTGGCCCAGCTGTAGACGTCGATCATCGTGGCTCCTTGGCACCCTGAAGGAAGGCGCCGCGATAGTCTGGAGAGTCTGGCGCGACGCCGGATCTGGCGCAAATTAGCATAGATCGGCGTCGCTCGCAGAGGGCGGCCGAGCGCCCCTGCTGCACTTGTGGACTTACGAGCGTGTGACCGGCATTTCCACGCGCGATGCCGCGCCCGCGTCCATATGGCGCGCCAGTTCGAGCTTGGCGATGGCATTGCGGTGCACCTCGTCGGGGCCGTCCGCGAAGCGCAGCGTGCGTGCCGAAGCGTACGAGTAGGCGAGCGGGAAGTCGCCGCTCACGCCCGCCGCGCCGTGCACCTGCATGGCCCAGTCGATTACCTGACAAGCCATGTTCGGCGCGACCACCTTGATCATCGCGATCTCGCCGCGCGCGCCCTTGTTACCCACGGTGTCCATCATGTACGCCGTCTTGAGCGTAAGCAGGCGCGCCTGTTCGATCATGCAGCGCGCTTCGGCAATGCGCTCCTGCGTGACGGTCTGCTGGGCGACCGGCTTGCCGAACGCCACGCGCGAGAGCGCGCGTTTCGCCATGAATTCGAGCGCACGTTCGGCCAGGCCAATGAGGCGCATGCAGTGATGGATGCGGCCCGGGCCGAGGCGTCCTTGCGCGATTTCGAAGCCACGGCCTTCGCCGAGCAGGATATTCGATGCGGGCACGCGCACGTTTTCGAGCGTGATTTCCATGTGGCCGTGCGGCGCGTCGTCGTAGCCGAATACCGTGAGCGGGCGGCGCACGGTGATGCCGGCCGTATCCGAAGGCACGAGAATCATCGACTGCTGCGCATGGCGCGGTGCGTCGGGATCGGTTTTGCCCATCAGGATATAGATCGCGCAGCGCGGGTCGCCCGCACCCGACGACCACCACTTCGTGCCATTGATGACATAGTCGTCGCCGTCGCGCTCGATGCGCGTCTGGATGTTCGTCGCGTCCGACGAGGCTACGTCGGGCTCGGTCATCAGAAACGCCGACCGGATCTGGCCTGCCAGCAGCGGCGCGAGCCATTGCTGCTTGTGCGCCTCGCTGCCGTAGCGCTCGATCGTCTCCATGTTGCCGGTATCGGGCGCGCTGCAGTTGAACACTTCGGGCGCCCAGTGCACGCGGCCCATGATTTCGCACAGCGGCGCATATTCGAGGTTCGTGAGGCCCGCGCCGCGTTCCGAGGCGGGCAGGAACAGGTTCCATAGTCCGGCCGCGCGCGCCTTCTCCTTCAACTGCTCGACGATTTGCGTGGGCACCCACGGGTTGCCGTTTGCGCGATTGCGCTCGACCTCTTCGTGGAAGACCGCCTCGTTCGGGTAAATGTGTTCGTCGAAGAACGCGAGCAGTTTCTCGCGCAGCGCCTGCACTTTCGGGGAGTAATCGAAATTCATCGGTGACCTCTCAATGCGATGCAGTGACAGTGAAAAGTAAGTCGTTCTCGTTTTAGCGAACTTTCTGCGCGTAGCGCCAGGCGAGTTCGGCCATGGGCTTCGCGCGGCGCCCTGCGTCGATTGCCTGCGCGCTCGCGGCGGTGCCGTCCACCACGCGCTTCATGATGCCCTGCAGGATCGCCGCGATCCGGAACATGTTGTAGGCGAGATAGAAGTTCCAGTCGCCGCGAATCTCGACGCCGGTGCGCTCGCAATAGCGCGCGACGTACTGCGCCTCGTCGGGAATGCCGAGCACCTGCCAGTCGAGCCCGGCAATGCCGCGGAACTGCGCGGGATCGACGTGCCATGCCATGCAGTGATACGAGAAGTCGGCGAGCGGGTCGCCGAGTGTGGATAGCTCCCAATCGAGCACGGCCAGCACGCGCGGCTCGCTCGGGTGGAAGATCAGGTTGTCGAGGCGGTAGTCGCCATGCACGACCGACACGCGCGAACCTGAGTCGTCCGGCATGTGCTTCGGCAGCCATTCGATCAGGTGATGCATGGCGTCGATGCGTTCCGTCTCCGAGGCCTGATACTGGCGGCTCCAGCGATCGATCTGGCGTGCGAAATAATTGCCGGACTTGCCATAGTCGGCAAGGCCCACGGCATCGGGCTTCACGTTATGGAGCGCGGCTATCACACGGTTCATCTCGTCGTAGATTGCGGCGCGTTCCTCGCGAGTCATGCCGGGAAGCGACTGGTCCCAGAGCACGCGGCCCTCGACGAACTCCATCACATAGAACGCGCGGCCGATCACCGCCTCGTCCTCGCAAAGCGCGAGCATGTTCGCGACCGGCACATCGGTTGCAGCGAGCGCGTCCATCACGCGGTATTCGCGTTCGATCGCGTGCGCGGAGGGCAGCAGTTTCGACTTGGGCCCAGGCTTGGCGCGCATGACATAGGTGCGGCCCGGCGTGACGAGCTTGAACGTCGGGTTGGACTGGCCGCCGGCAAACTGCTCGATCGCGAGCGGGCCTTTGAAGCTCTCCACGTGAGCGGTGAGCCAGGCGCTCAGCGCCTCGGTGTCGAAGCGCTGGCGCTCGGCAACTGGGCGCGTGCCTTCGAACGCCGAGTAGTCGGTGCGCGTTTGCGCGGTTTTTTGCGTGTCTCCATCCGGGGTGGCTTGCGCCATATTTGTCTCCCTTCTCCTGATGCTCCTGTGGGCCGCCGCGTTCGAGCGTAGTTACTTGTAGACGGGCGCGCGCTTTTCGAGGAACGCAGTAATGCCTTCGAGGCCGTCGCGGTGATGGAGCGACGCGACAAAACTATCGCGCTCCGCGGCGAGTTGCGCGTCGAGCGGCTGCATGTCCGCGACGTTCGTCAAACCCTTGATGCGCGCCACCGAATTCGGCGAGATCTTCGCCAGTTCGTCGGCCCAGGCAAGCGCCGTGTCGAGCGCCGTTTGCGGTTTCGCGAGCCGGTTCACCACACCCAGCTCCGCGAGACGCGGCGCGCCGATCGGCTTGCCTTCCACCATCAGTTCGAACGCGAGCGAGCGTGGCAGCGAGCGCGCGAGGAACCACGAGCCGCCGCCGTCGGGCGTCAGGCCCACGCGTGAATACGCCATGACGAACTTCGCGTCGTCGGCGGCGACGAGCAGGTCGGCCGCGAGCGCGAGCGAGAAGCCCGCGCCGGCGGCGGCTCCCTCCACGGCCGCGATGATCGGCTTGCTCGACTGGTGCATCGCCGTGACCCAGGCGCCGAGTAGGTCGATGCTGGCGGCTTGCACGGACGGGTCCTTCGCGCGGTTTTCGAGCAGGCGGTTGAGGTTGCCGCCCGCGCAGAAAAAGTTGTCGGCGCCCGTGAGGATGATTGCGCGCAGCGACGGGTCGCGCTCGGCGGCGTCGAAGGCTTCGATGGCCGCCGCGTACATGTCGGGATGCAGCGCATTGCGTGAGCCGGGGTTCGACAGTGTGAGGACGAGTGTCGATTCGTGGCCTTGCGGGCGGGTGCTGCGGAGTTCGGCGCTCATTGCGGGGCCTCGTTCGATGCGTGGATGTCTGCTGCGTCGGCTTGCGTCAGCGAAAGGCCGAGCTGCGCGCGTCGCGCGAGCCACGGCGACGGGCGATAACGCGGATCGCCGAGCACGGTGTGGATGTTGCGCAGGATCGTGAGGATCGTGCGTGCGCCCAGCGCGTCGCCGAGCGCGAGCGGGCCGCGCGGATAACCGAGCCCGAGCGTGACCGCGAGGTCGATGTCGCCCGGCGTGGCGATCTGCTTCTGCGCGATGTCGCAGCCGATATTGACGATGGTCGCGACGATGCGCTGCGCGACGAAGCCCGTCGAGTCGCGGATCACCGTGACTGGCACACCGTCGGCGGCGAAGAGCGCATGACCTGCGTCGCGTGCTTCACGAGTGGTGGCGGGCGTTGTCATCAGCGTGCGGCGCTTCGCTGCGTCGAGCGGAAACAGCGTGTCGATGGCGACGACGCGCCGCGCGTCGAGCCCTTCGTCGAGGGCGGCGGTTGTCGCGTCGAGGCCGAGTGGCGCGACCACGATCAGCGCGTCGGCGGCGGGCGTATCGCCTTCGTCGATCGCCACACCGGCTTTCGACGCAAGCGCGATCACGATGTCACGCGCGGCGGCGTTGCGGCGGCTCACCCAGACGCGCGTGGGCAGCGCAGTGGGCGCCGCCGGTTCGTCGGGCACCTGCTGCTTGCCATCCACATAGCGATAGAAGCCTTCGCCCGCCTTGCGGCCAACCAGACCGCCCGCGAGCCGTACGCCCGTAATGGGCGAGGGCGTGAAGCGCGGCTCCTCGTAGAACTGGTGATAGATCGACTCCATCACCGGATGCGAGACATCGAGCGCGGTGAGGTCGAGCAGCTCGAACGGTCCGAGCCGGAAGCCCGCCTGCTCGCGCATGATGCGATCGATCTCGACGAAGCTCGCCACGCCTTCGCCCGCCACGCGCAGGCCTTCGGTGTTCATGCCGCGGCCCGCGTGATTGACGATGAAACCGGGCATATCCTTCGCGCGCACCGGCG
The Paraburkholderia acidiphila genome window above contains:
- a CDS encoding DUF2818 family protein, whose amino-acid sequence is MSAAGWFIVLLALAGANLPFLNQRLFGVVPLRAPKKSAWIRIAEMIVLYFVVGTFGFLLEARAGNRFDQGWQFYAITFSLFVVFAFPGFTWQYLVKRRSA
- a CDS encoding NUDIX domain-containing protein; the protein is MAEHHQHDPALAETCVESTTLYAGNFLTLKRDTVALPDGKHATREYVQHPGAVMVIPLFDDGRVLMERQYRYPLSRVMTEFPAGKLDPQEGALACAIRELKEETGYTAREYVYLAQIHPVISYSTEFIDIYLARGLTAGAAQLDDGEFLETFTATVPELLEWVRTGKITDVKTIIGTFWLEKALSGAWPLAKAEQG
- a CDS encoding DUF1178 family protein, encoding MKVLDLQCPDGHRFEGWFASVDDFESQLSRKLVECPMCGATHVTRLPSAPRLNLSGASETPKASSHEQAAQWQAHAMRVIREVLDKTENVGDRFAEEARRIHYNEAPSRNIRGVASAEDAQALVEEGIDVMPLPVPAALKGPLQ
- a CDS encoding acyl-CoA dehydrogenase family protein, which encodes MDLDYTPADDAFRAEIRAWLEANLPQAMRDKVLNHKRLSRDDIASWHQLLGKKGWSAPAWPAEWGGPGWTEAQRHLWDAECGRIGAPPVLPFGVSMVAPVLMKYGNEAQKRRYLPRILSGEDWWCQGYSEPGSGSDLASLRTRAVREGDHYVVNGQKTWTTLGQHADMMFCLVRTDPAAKKQEGISFLLIDMKTPGITVRPIITLDEDHEVNEVFFEDVKVPVENLVGEENRGWTYAKYLLGHERTGIARVGASNRELAFLKGVALKQKKHGKPLLEDPVFAARVAAVEIELMALEVTAERVIASASNGRGPGPEASMLKIKGTEIQQALTELMVDAVGPLAAAFDPAFLEGEHEHAAGGDDDAAPLAAYYFNYRKTSIYGGSNEIQKNIISQMILGI
- a CDS encoding acyl-CoA dehydrogenase family protein, producing MNFNFTEEQQQLADALRRYLDKNYGFEARQAIVKTPAGVSDAHWNAFVELGLTALPVPAEQGGFDGAPFDMLVVMQELGRALVIEPYWATAVGVEALKLAGGAANAENAALLERVASGEIKLAAAFHEPQSRYDLFSLETQAKETGDGFALTGTKSIVQHGAQADYWIVPARFAGEVALFVVARDAKGVEVSDYRTIDGQRAATLTFKEAHARRLGDASTGAATWEKIADYATFLLCAEAVGAMDALNHATVEYTKTRQQFGVPIARFQALQHRMAEMLIHAEQARSLTYLAAARYSSESADERRRAISAAKVRVGQAARFIGQQAVQLHGGMGVTNEVAAAHLFKRLAIIETTLGDVDHHLERFASLPGFAQAA
- a CDS encoding MaoC family dehydratase, with protein sequence MGLSFEDLEVGKRYAVGSHTFGRDEVVHFAEQFDPQPFHMSEAGGEASMFGGLVASGWHTCSIMMGMLVRNFLKDSTSMGSPGVDEIRWLKPTRVGDTLTMTNTIVSKRVSASKPDRGIVETQWEGHNQHGELIVVVRSKALFGLRHPGSAS
- a CDS encoding MaoC family dehydratase; protein product: MSESDITQIADAAALRALIGAGPLVSGWREVSEADVHGFADATGDHQWIHIDAERARRESPFGGPIAHGFLTLSLIPVLLGATLHMRQRMGVNYGLNRVRFTQPVPVGAQVRARIAVKEVSDVEGGGVQVVWDVSIEREGSERPACVAEFITRHYF
- a CDS encoding glutathione binding-like protein, with the protein product MIDVYSWATPNGHKVHIMLEETGLEYRVHPVDIGAGDQFKAEFLAISPNNKIPAITDSEGPRRADGQPFSLFESGAILIYLAAKTGRFMPEDLAARYDVLQWVMFQMGGLGPMLGQAHHFRIYAPEKIDYAVNRYTNEAKRLYNVMETQLEKTEYLAGDEYTIADIAAFPWTRSWQNQGIDLDSLPNVKRWHEAIASRPAVKRGVEVLANARKPLMDEKAKEMLFGATQYAKH
- a CDS encoding acyl-CoA dehydrogenase, giving the protein MNFDYSPKVQALREKLLAFFDEHIYPNEAVFHEEVERNRANGNPWVPTQIVEQLKEKARAAGLWNLFLPASERGAGLTNLEYAPLCEIMGRVHWAPEVFNCSAPDTGNMETIERYGSEAHKQQWLAPLLAGQIRSAFLMTEPDVASSDATNIQTRIERDGDDYVINGTKWWSSGAGDPRCAIYILMGKTDPDAPRHAQQSMILVPSDTAGITVRRPLTVFGYDDAPHGHMEITLENVRVPASNILLGEGRGFEIAQGRLGPGRIHHCMRLIGLAERALEFMAKRALSRVAFGKPVAQQTVTQERIAEARCMIEQARLLTLKTAYMMDTVGNKGARGEIAMIKVVAPNMACQVIDWAMQVHGAAGVSGDFPLAYSYASARTLRFADGPDEVHRNAIAKLELARHMDAGAASRVEMPVTRS
- a CDS encoding phosphotransferase; translated protein: MAQATPDGDTQKTAQTRTDYSAFEGTRPVAERQRFDTEALSAWLTAHVESFKGPLAIEQFAGGQSNPTFKLVTPGRTYVMRAKPGPKSKLLPSAHAIEREYRVMDALAATDVPVANMLALCEDEAVIGRAFYVMEFVEGRVLWDQSLPGMTREERAAIYDEMNRVIAALHNVKPDAVGLADYGKSGNYFARQIDRWSRQYQASETERIDAMHHLIEWLPKHMPDDSGSRVSVVHGDYRLDNLIFHPSEPRVLAVLDWELSTLGDPLADFSYHCMAWHVDPAQFRGIAGLDWQVLGIPDEAQYVARYCERTGVEIRGDWNFYLAYNMFRIAAILQGIMKRVVDGTAASAQAIDAGRRAKPMAELAWRYAQKVR
- a CDS encoding oxepin-CoA hydrolase, alternative type, which translates into the protein MSAELRSTRPQGHESTLVLTLSNPGSRNALHPDMYAAAIEAFDAAERDPSLRAIILTGADNFFCAGGNLNRLLENRAKDPSVQAASIDLLGAWVTAMHQSSKPIIAAVEGAAAGAGFSLALAADLLVAADDAKFVMAYSRVGLTPDGGGSWFLARSLPRSLAFELMVEGKPIGAPRLAELGVVNRLAKPQTALDTALAWADELAKISPNSVARIKGLTNVADMQPLDAQLAAERDSFVASLHHRDGLEGITAFLEKRAPVYK
- a CDS encoding 3-hydroxyacyl-CoA dehydrogenase — translated: MTSHHFNIETIGIVGTGAMGRGIAQIAAQAGLAVRLYDTNPQAIAAARDYLADTFAKLAAKGKLDEPAAHAALERVTGAHTLDELAGCDLVIEAIVENLEAKRTLFRELETVVSERCLLVSNTSSLSITAIASACSDPSRVAGYHFFNPVPLMKVVEVIDGLRSDPAAGDALMALARRIGHTPVRAKDMPGFIVNHAGRGMNTEGLRVAGEGVASFVEIDRIMREQAGFRLGPFELLDLTALDVSHPVMESIYHQFYEEPRFTPSPITGVRLAGGLVGRKAGEGFYRYVDGKQQVPDEPAAPTALPTRVWVSRRNAAARDIVIALASKAGVAIDEGDTPAADALIVVAPLGLDATTAALDEGLDARRVVAIDTLFPLDAAKRRTLMTTPATTREARDAGHALFAADGVPVTVIRDSTGFVAQRIVATIVNIGCDIAQKQIATPGDIDLAVTLGLGYPRGPLALGDALGARTILTILRNIHTVLGDPRYRPSPWLARRAQLGLSLTQADAADIHASNEAPQ